From one Pseudomonadales bacterium genomic stretch:
- a CDS encoding homoserine O-acetyltransferase: protein MPKTIPADSVGIVTPELITFDQPLPLTCGRTLPGFELMVETYGQLNEDRSNAILICHALSGHHHAAGYHSEDDRKPGWWDFYIGPGKPIDTSRFFVVSLNNIGGCHGSTGPRSINPETGEPWGPDFPPLRARDWVNSQAMLADHLGIDCWAAVIGGSLGGMQAMRWSLEYPNRLRHCIVIAAAMKLTAQNIAFNQLARQAITSDPDFREGQYLRENVSPRNGLALARMIGHITYLSDEAMGSKFGRELESGSFQQGITTPVEFKVEGYLKHQGEAFSGNFDANTYLLMTKALDYFDLAREYDDNAAAAFARATCKFLVVSFSSDWRFSPSRSQEIVDALIAANKDVCYGAIESNMGHDAFLLPNQRYEALLSAYLDRITKEIAPEDRHTSIALEASL, encoded by the coding sequence ATGCCAAAAACCATTCCAGCCGACTCCGTCGGCATTGTGACGCCAGAGTTAATCACTTTTGATCAGCCATTGCCGCTGACCTGCGGGCGCACACTGCCCGGTTTCGAATTAATGGTCGAGACTTATGGCCAGCTCAATGAAGACCGCAGCAATGCCATTCTGATTTGTCATGCGCTCAGTGGCCATCACCATGCAGCAGGCTATCACAGCGAAGATGATCGAAAGCCCGGCTGGTGGGACTTCTACATTGGCCCTGGCAAACCCATTGATACCAGCCGTTTTTTTGTTGTCTCACTCAACAACATTGGCGGCTGTCATGGCAGTACCGGGCCGCGCTCGATCAACCCTGAAACCGGCGAGCCCTGGGGTCCGGATTTTCCACCACTGCGCGCCCGCGACTGGGTTAACAGTCAGGCCATGCTCGCCGACCATCTGGGTATCGATTGCTGGGCTGCGGTGATTGGCGGCAGTCTGGGAGGCATGCAGGCCATGCGCTGGTCTCTGGAATACCCAAACCGGTTGCGCCATTGCATTGTCATTGCTGCGGCAATGAAACTGACCGCGCAAAATATCGCCTTCAATCAATTGGCACGCCAGGCCATCACCTCCGATCCCGACTTTCGGGAAGGGCAATACTTGCGTGAAAATGTATCGCCCCGAAACGGTTTGGCGCTGGCAAGAATGATCGGTCATATCACTTACCTTTCTGATGAAGCCATGGGCAGCAAGTTCGGTCGTGAACTAGAGTCGGGCAGCTTTCAGCAAGGTATTACAACACCCGTCGAGTTCAAGGTCGAAGGGTATCTGAAACACCAAGGCGAAGCATTTTCCGGCAATTTCGACGCCAACACGTACCTGCTCATGACCAAGGCTCTGGATTATTTCGACCTGGCCAGGGAATACGATGACAACGCTGCCGCCGCTTTCGCCAGAGCCACCTGCAAATTTCTGGTGGTTTCCTTTTCCAGCGACTGGCGCTTTTCCCCCAGTCGATCACAGGAAATTGTCGACGCATTGATTGCCGCCAACAAAGACGTCTGTTATGGCGCCATAGAGTCCAACATGGGTCACGATGCCTTTTTGCTCCCCAACCAGCGCTATGAAGCACTGCTGTCTGCATACCTTGACAGAATAACAAAAGAAATCGCACCGGAAGATCGTCACACTTCCATAGCGCTGGAGGCATCCCTATGA
- a CDS encoding YggU family protein, producing the protein MHYQWRDENLILRCQIQPRASRNEIIGVHHQYLKIAITSAPVDGKANQQLIKLCSKWFGVSRQNITITHGETGRRKTLLIENPACLPEQALISLSL; encoded by the coding sequence ATGCACTATCAGTGGCGCGACGAAAACCTGATCTTGCGATGCCAGATACAGCCTCGTGCCTCGCGTAATGAAATCATCGGGGTTCATCATCAGTATTTAAAAATCGCTATTACCTCTGCGCCTGTCGATGGCAAAGCCAACCAGCAACTCATTAAGTTATGCAGCAAATGGTTTGGTGTCAGCAGACAGAACATCACGATTACCCATGGAGAGACCGGTCGCCGAAAAACACTGCTGATTGAAAACCCGGCTTGCCTTCCGGAACAGGCCCTAATATCGCTGTCTCTGTAG
- a CDS encoding YggT family protein — protein sequence MNAFAQAGTYLVQTLGSVYLLIVMLRFLLQLLRADFQNPISQFVIKATHIPSRPIRKLLPTYRTFDGATLVLAILVQWLVIQLTATINGASIIHPGHAISWSVLGIISLVLNIYFYGLLAVIILSWVAPYNNHPAIALLYQIIEPVTAPFRRLIPPLGGLDLSPIFMFLVIGMLQRFVNALAHSMLLPAAVVPGI from the coding sequence ATGAATGCTTTTGCTCAAGCAGGCACTTATCTCGTGCAAACTTTAGGCAGCGTTTACCTGCTTATAGTTATGCTGCGCTTTCTGTTACAACTTTTGCGGGCGGATTTCCAGAACCCCATTTCACAGTTTGTCATCAAGGCTACGCATATCCCCAGCCGTCCCATTCGCAAATTATTACCCACCTACCGCACTTTTGATGGTGCCACACTGGTACTCGCGATTCTGGTTCAGTGGCTGGTAATCCAGCTTACTGCCACAATCAACGGGGCATCCATTATCCACCCGGGGCATGCCATCAGCTGGTCTGTACTGGGCATTATCTCTCTGGTTCTGAATATTTATTTTTACGGACTGCTGGCCGTTATTATCCTCAGCTGGGTAGCGCCCTATAACAACCACCCGGCAATTGCCCTGCTTTACCAGATAATAGAACCGGTTACCGCTCCCTTCCGCCGACTGATTCCCCCTCTGGGAGGGCTCGACCTGTCACCCATTTTCATGTTTCTGGTGATTGGTATGCTGCAACGGTTTGTTAATGCTCTGGCACACTCTATGTTGCTGCCAGCGGCGGTTGTTCCGGGGATCTAA
- a CDS encoding pyrroline-5-carboxylate reductase: protein MSNTNLAFIGGGNMATSLTGGLIQTGFAPSAITISDPLAENRQRLASKYGVNTTTDNHQAITDASVVILAVKPQILKQVALELAPALIHHPLVISIAAGIPVSALQEWLGDKIPIVRCMPNTPALLRQGATGLFANDLVDEKQKQVAEDILRAVGLAQWVDKEAAIDAVTAVSGSGPAYYFLVMEIMEKVGVELGLEAETARQLTLQTALGAARMALDSDVDTAELRRRVTSPAGTTERAIQSLQNSKLEDIFRQAMKDCVARAEEMAKEMTR from the coding sequence TTGAGCAACACCAATCTGGCTTTTATCGGCGGCGGCAATATGGCCACCAGCCTGACCGGCGGACTCATCCAGACAGGCTTTGCACCTAGCGCCATCACCATCAGCGACCCATTGGCTGAAAACCGGCAGCGGCTGGCCAGTAAATACGGTGTCAATACAACCACAGATAACCATCAGGCCATTACCGATGCTTCCGTGGTTATTCTTGCGGTGAAACCACAGATACTAAAGCAGGTCGCCCTTGAGTTGGCACCAGCATTGATCCACCACCCTCTGGTCATTTCTATTGCTGCCGGCATCCCTGTCAGCGCGCTGCAGGAATGGCTTGGCGACAAAATTCCCATTGTTCGCTGCATGCCCAACACACCCGCATTGCTGCGGCAAGGCGCCACAGGTTTGTTCGCCAACGACCTGGTTGATGAGAAACAAAAACAGGTCGCTGAAGATATTCTCAGAGCCGTTGGCTTGGCACAATGGGTCGACAAAGAAGCCGCTATTGATGCTGTGACAGCGGTTTCGGGCAGCGGTCCTGCCTACTATTTTCTGGTGATGGAAATTATGGAAAAAGTGGGTGTTGAGCTGGGACTTGAGGCCGAAACAGCTCGCCAGCTGACGTTACAAACAGCACTTGGCGCAGCCCGTATGGCGCTGGACAGCGATGTTGATACCGCCGAATTGCGACGCAGAGTCACATCACCCGCAGGCACCACAGAGCGAGCCATACAGAGCTTGCAGAACAGTAAATTAGAAGATATTTTCCGCCAGGCCATGAAAGACTGCGTTGCCCGCGCAGAGGAAATGGCCAAAGAAATGACCCGATAG
- a CDS encoding YggS family pyridoxal phosphate-dependent enzyme — MSNIARNINSISERIQSAAKKSDRNPADITLLAVSKKQSSAAIRQAYHHGQRHFGENYLQEALQKQDELADIPDIEWHFIGPVQSNKTRKIAENFDWLHTIDRISIAERISRQRPIGLPPLNVCLQVNIDHEPNKAGVDEKETAELAVAVTRLPAIKLRGLMTIPSAANGPEQQHAAFAKLNQLLKQLQSLCPELATLDTLSMGMSADLEVAVEEGSTLVRIGTDIFGLRQ; from the coding sequence ATGTCGAATATCGCCAGAAATATCAACTCAATTTCCGAACGAATCCAATCTGCAGCAAAAAAATCCGACCGTAATCCGGCAGATATTACACTTCTGGCCGTGAGTAAAAAACAAAGCTCTGCGGCCATCAGGCAAGCTTATCATCACGGCCAGCGCCACTTCGGCGAGAACTACCTTCAAGAGGCCCTGCAAAAACAGGATGAACTCGCCGACATCCCGGACATAGAGTGGCATTTTATCGGGCCCGTGCAGAGCAATAAAACCCGCAAAATTGCCGAAAACTTTGACTGGCTTCACACTATCGACAGAATCAGCATTGCCGAGAGAATCAGTCGGCAGCGACCTATCGGCTTGCCACCGTTGAATGTCTGCCTGCAAGTCAATATCGATCATGAACCCAACAAAGCCGGTGTGGATGAAAAAGAAACGGCCGAGCTGGCTGTCGCCGTAACCCGGCTGCCTGCAATAAAATTGCGCGGCCTGATGACGATTCCCAGCGCAGCGAACGGGCCTGAGCAGCAACACGCGGCTTTTGCAAAGCTCAACCAGCTGCTAAAGCAGTTACAATCTCTCTGCCCCGAACTGGCAACATTGGATACACTATCGATGGGCATGTCTGCCGATCTGGAAGTGGCAGTTGAAGAGGGCTCAACACTGGTCCGGATAGGTACTGATATTTTTGGGCTGCGTCAATAA